In Aequorivita sp. H23M31, a single window of DNA contains:
- a CDS encoding helix-turn-helix domain-containing protein — MKTSENPKNWKEHINKKYGEKGTESREKFEEEFDSFRIGVLIQEARKRQKLTQLQLANKVGTTKNYISRVENDASDIRLSTLMRIIREGLGGSLKLSVDI; from the coding sequence ATGAAAACAAGTGAAAACCCAAAAAATTGGAAAGAACACATCAATAAGAAATATGGAGAGAAAGGAACAGAGAGTAGGGAAAAATTTGAGGAGGAGTTCGATTCCTTCCGAATCGGAGTACTTATCCAAGAGGCAAGGAAAAGACAAAAATTGACCCAACTACAATTGGCCAATAAAGTAGGCACAACTAAGAATTACATATCTCGTGTGGAGAATGATGCAAGTGATATCCGATTATCAACCTTAATGCGGATAATTCGCGAGGGGCTTGGAGGTAGTTTAAAGCTTTCAGTGGACATTTAA